The proteins below come from a single Plasmodium sp. gorilla clade G2 genome assembly, chromosome: 13 genomic window:
- a CDS encoding 20 kDa chaperonin — protein sequence MKIIFLINIVILFLNNVLTKKHVISNTLNFINVNPKQFNKSTKRLKATEYKIDNKIIRGPLTPLNEYILIQKDEAYDTTESGVFIGDTLKKNQYIGKVLSVGAGAINTKNGERIPIDIQVGDVVIFNPNDGNKIKYNDKECLLISNEEVLGKINDSNEINPLNITPLYDRVLIKLINPNVNSDSLIIIPESKNNDKITDGQVVAIGNGIYDENNQKVPIDLRIDDYIKFSPFSNESCEFTYQNAKYTFVKARYVMAKY from the exons atgaaaattatatttcttataaatattgtcatactatttttaaataatgtattaacaaaaaaacatGTGATAAGTAATACACTG aattttataaatgttaATCCTAAACAATTCAATAAAAGTACAAAAAGATTAAAAGCTACAG aatataaaattgataataaaataattagaGGTCCTCTCACACCTttgaatgaatatattttaattcaaAAGGATGAGGCTTATGACACGACCGAAAGCGGAGTGTTTATTGGAGATACT ctaaaaaaaaatcaatataTTGGAAAAGTCTTAAGTGTCGGAGCTGGTGCaattaatacaaaaaatgg tgAAAGAATACCTATAGACATTCAAGTTGGTGATGTTGTCATTTTTAACCCAAACGATGGAAATAAG ataaaatataatgataaggaATGTTTATTAATATCAAACGAAGAGGTATTAGGGAAAATAAACGATTCAAATGAAATTAATCCATTGAATATTACACCTTTATATGACCGTGTGTtaataaaattgataaaCCCTAACGTTAATTCGGACTCCTTAATAATTATACCAGaatcaaaaaataatgataaaataacgGATGGACAGGTTGTAGCAATAGGTAATGgaatatatgatgaaaataatcaaaAGGTACCTATAGATTTAAGAATAGatgattatattaaattttcacCTTTTTCAAATGAAAGTTGTGAATTTACATACCAGAACGCTAAATATACATTTGTAAAGGCTAGATATGTAATGGCCAAATATTAG
- a CDS encoding isoleucine--tRNA ligase, putative — protein MLRFLKVPFVFKVSHINIIYIRKESFFLKKKIRRICSNNKGNIDIIRYSLSGYNYKNNFCFDIIKNRIYQFGIYQFGIYRFGIDRFRIHLFRIHQFRIHRFRIHRFRIHRFSIDKMVTLTFTGISDNPNIVEEEEKILKYWNDIDAFNLSNELSKNKKPYIFYDGPPFATGLPHYGHLLAGIIKDCVTRYFYQSDFYVERRFGWDCHGLPIEYEIEKENNINKREDILKMGIDVYNEKCRSIVLKYSKEWVTTVQRIGRWIDFKNDYKTMDKSFMESVWWVFSELYKNNYIYKSFKVMPYSCKCNTPISNFELNLNYKDTPDPSIIVSFIILSSYSPNFKNVYNVSEDLQSLVEKYSVLYDPYLKNQKCNTLNQKRADENDVNSNDINLCSNNNEPLNYYDMYNVEYFEVLAWTTTPWTLPSNLALCVNENFIYLNVFHLDSQRMFIFAECRLEWIIKELKWDVEKIKIVNRFLGSELREIKYKPLFNNFYEKHNFKERAYKILSDDFVSDDAGTGIVHCAPSYGEDDYRVCCKYGVIDPESNILIDPLDWNGYFTDEVDELKYMYIKDADNVIKKILKENNRLMSNNTIVHSYPFCWRSDTPLIYRAIPAWFVRVSNSTNKLVTNNETTYWIPSHVKEKKFHNWIKDAKDWCISRNRYWGTPIPIWCDDKMETVICIESIKHLEELSGVKNINDLHRHHIDKIEIKNPKGDQYPNLKRIPEVFDCWFESGSMPYAKVHYPFSKEQHDFNQIFPADFIAEGLDQTRGWFYTLLVISTLLFNKAPFKNLICNGLVLASDGKKMSKRLKNYPDPLYILNKYGADSLRLYLITSVAVRAENLKFQEKGVNEIVKSFILPYYHSFRFFSQEVTRYETTHNEQFLFNTDYIYKNDNIMDQWIFSSLQSLINSVHTEMKAYKLYNVLPKLLNFIENLTNWYIRLNRDRMRGMLGKENTHQALNVLCRTLYLFTIIMAPFTPFISEYIYQFLKNIKYTQENNIQHTEKNNQTDQDNIHNKSVHFIMLPQVDDKYKIKYEFIELIEYMKDVILLGRNLREKRKTPNKKPLKLLTILHKNESFFHNFDHISNYIKEELNVLNIEYSNDVSCLNFSAIPNFKKLGAKLGANIKNIQNKIKNMTPEDIKLFQHNKQIIIDNILLEHDDIIIQMNHNTQNDNTEAISNNYITILMDFTADQQLQNMASAREICNHIQKIRKNLSLNQNSPVLMHIYIYDQVFKNHMLKENEYIKKCLRRNLNILNDEKDVEQLPNKFFQEKINVNEKDVLVIFTNK, from the coding sequence atgttAAGATTTTTAAAGGTACCTTTTGTTTTTAAGGtttcacatataaatataatatatataagaaaagaatcattttttttaaaaaaaaaaataagaagaatTTGTAGTAACAACAAAGGaaatatagatattataAGATATTCTTTGTCaggatataattataaaaataatttttgttttgatattattaagaATAGAATATATCAATTTGGAATATATCAATTTGGAATATATCGATTTGGAATAGATCGATTTAGAATACATCTATTTAGAATACATCAATTTAGAATACATCGATTTAGAATACATCGATTTAGAATACATCGATTTAGTATTGATAAGATGGTAACATTAACATTTACAGGTATAAGTGATAATCCGAATATAGTAGAGGAAGAAGAaaagatattaaaatattggAATGATATTGATGcatttaatttatcaaatGAGTTATCTAAGAATAAGAaaccatatatattttatgatggACCTCCGTTTGCAACTGGATTACCACATTATGGTCATTTATTAGCTggaataataaaagattGTGTAACaagatatttttatcaatctGATTTTTATGTTGAGAGAAGATTTGGATGGGATTGTCATGGATTACCTATAGAATATGAAATagagaaagaaaataatattaataagagagaagatatattaaaaatgggTATTGatgtatataatgaaaaatgtagaagtattgttttaaaatattctaaAGAATGGGTTACAACAGTTCAACGTATTGGTAGATGGAttgattttaaaaatgattataaaacTATGGATAAAAGTTTTATGGAAAGTGTATGGTGGGTTTTTagtgaattatataaaaataattatatttataaatcttTTAAAGTTATGCCTTATTCATGTAAATGTAATACACCTATATCTAATTTtgaattaaatttaaattataaagataCTCCAGATCCTAGTATTATAGTcagttttattatattatcttccTATTCTcctaattttaaaaatgtatataatgtATCTGAAGATTTGCAATCCCTTGTTGAGAAATATTCCGTTTTATATGatccatatttaaaaaatcaaaaatgtAACACATTAAATCAAAAACGTGCTGATGAAAATGATGTAAATAGTAATGATATTAATCTatgtagtaataataatgaacctttaaattattatgatatgtATAATGTCGAATATTTTGAAGTGCTTGCATGGACTACCACACCTTGGACCTTACCATCAAATCTAGCTCTTTGTGTtaatgaaaattttatatatttaaatgtatttCATTTAGATAGCCAAAGAATGTTTATTTTTGCTGAATGTCGATTAGAATGGATCattaaagaattaaaatgggatgtagaaaaaattaaaattgttAATCGTTTTTTAGGTAGTGAATTaagagaaataaaatataaaccattatttaataatttttatgagaaacataattttaaagaaagggcatataaaatattaagtgATGACTTTGTAAGTGATGATGCTGGTACTGGTATTGTACATTGTGCTCCGTCTTATGGTGAAGACGATTATCGTGTATGTTGTAAATATGGAGTGATCGATCCTGAgagtaatatattaattgatCCATTAGATTGGAATGGATATTTTACAGATGAGGTGgatgaattaaaatatatgtatataaaagatgCTGATAAtgtaataaagaaaatattaaaagaaaataatagatTAATGAGTAATAATACAATTGTGCATTCATATCCTTTTTGCTGGAGAAGTGATACACCTTTAATATATAGAGCAATACCTGCTTGGTTTGTACGTGTAAGTAATTCAACAAATAAATTAGTTACTAATAATGAAACTACTTATTGGATTCCATCACatgtaaaagaaaagaaatttcATAATTGGATTAAAGATGCTAAAGATTGGTGTATTAGTAGGAATAGATATTGGGGTACACCTATACCTATATGGTGTGATGATAAAATGGAAACTGTTATATGTATAGAGAGTATAAAACATTTAGAAGAATTATCAggtgtaaaaaatattaatgatttACATAGACATCATATTGATaaaattgaaataaaaaatccaAAAGGTGATCAATATCcaaatttaaaaagaatacCTGAAGTTTTTGATTGTTGGTTTGAAAGTGGTTCTATGCCATATGCTAAAGTACATTATCCATTTTCTAAAGAACAACATGATTTTAATCAAATCTTTCCTGCTGATTTTATTGCTGAAGGATTAGATCAAACAAGAGGATGGTTTTACACATTATTAGTTATTAGTACATTACTTTTTAATAAAGCtccttttaaaaatttaatatgtaACGGTTTAGTTCTAGCATCTGatggaaaaaaaatgagtaaacgtttaaaaaattatcctgatccattatatatattaaataaatatggtgCTGATAGTTTAcgtttatatttaataacatCTGTTGCTGTACGTGCTGAAAATTTGAAATTTCAAGAAAAAGGTGTCAATGAAATTGTGAAAAGTTTTATATTACCTTATTATCATAGTTTTAGATTTTTTTCACAAGAGGTTACAAGATATGAAACAACTCATAATgaacaatttttatttaatacagattatatatataaaaatgataatataatggATCAATGGATTTTCTCTTCTTTACAAAGTTTAATAAATTCAGTACATACAGAAATGAAagcatataaattatataatgtacttcctaaattattaaattttatagaaAATCTAACTAATTGGTATATTAGATTAAATAGAGATCGTATGAGAGGTATGCTaggaaaagaaaatacaCATCAAGCATTAAATGTATTATGTAgaacattatatttatttacaataataatgGCTCCTTTCACACCTTTTATAtctgaatatatttatcagtttttaaaaaatattaaatatacacaagaaaataatatacaacatactgaaaaaaataatcaaacaGATCAagataatatacataataaaagtGTACATTTTATAATGCTACCACAAGttgatgataaatataaaataaaatatgaatttattgaacttatagaatatatgaaagatgttattttattaggTAGAAATCTAAGagagaaaagaaaaacacCAAATAAAAAaccattaaaattattaacaatattacataaaaatgaatcattttttcataattttgaTCATATatctaattatataaaagaagaattaaatGTTCTTAATATAGAATATTCCAATGATGTCTCTTGTTTAAATTTCTCAGCTATAccaaattttaaaaaattaggaGCAAAATTAGGagcaaatattaaaaatatacaaaataaaataaaaaatatgacacCAGAAGATATCAAATTATTCCAacataataaacaaataataatagataatattttattagaacatgatgatattattatacaaatgAATCATAACACACAAAATGATAACACAGAAGCTAttagtaataattatataaccaTATTAATGGATTTTACAGCTGATCAACAATTACAAAATATGGCTAGTGCAAGAGAAATATGTAAtcatatacaaaaaataagaaaaaatttatcATTAAATCAAAACTCACCTGTacttatgcatatatatatatatgatcaaGTATTTAAAAATCATATGCTcaaagaaaatgaatatattaaaaaatgctTACGAAGAAATCTAAATATACTTAATGATGAAAAGGATGTAGAACAATTGCCTAACAAATTCTttcaagaaaaaattaatgtaAATGAGAAGGATGTCCTTGTCATATTTACcaacaaatga